A DNA window from Anaerocolumna sp. AGMB13020 contains the following coding sequences:
- a CDS encoding DUF1934 domain-containing protein produces the protein MKKDVLVSISGLQYEVDRDEPIEVISVGQYYNKNDKHYICYDEVIEGTDGVTSCTVKVGNEQIDIIKRGASNVHMIFEVGRKNTTFYNTPYGDLQIGIHTGRIQVAEEADKLTLEINYGLDINYSFIGDCQIQMKITSRK, from the coding sequence ATGAAGAAAGATGTATTGGTTTCCATATCCGGACTTCAATACGAGGTAGACAGGGACGAGCCCATTGAAGTAATATCCGTGGGTCAGTACTATAACAAAAACGATAAACATTACATCTGTTATGATGAAGTGATAGAGGGCACCGATGGAGTGACCAGCTGTACGGTTAAGGTAGGAAACGAGCAGATCGATATTATAAAAAGAGGTGCCAGTAACGTTCATATGATATTTGAAGTAGGCAGGAAGAATACCACTTTCTACAACACTCCTTATGGCGATCTGCAAATAGGAATTCATACCGGCAGGATACAGGTGGCAGAGGAAGCGGACAAATTAACGTTAGAGATAAATTATGGACTGGATATAAACTATTCCTTTATCGGTGACTGTCAGATACAGATGAAGATAACCTCAAGAAAATAA
- a CDS encoding lysophospholipid acyltransferase family protein, translating into MRTLFVLLFLLIFFTVSLLLFLYEIILGKINPRKKVESSQRIVSWAFRVILFISGTKYEIRGLENVPKDQAVLYVSNHRSYFDIVLGYATVPTLTGYVAKKEIGKVPILKIWMKYLNCLFLDRDDLREGLKMILTGVELVKNGYSVFISPEGTRNHGDEMLPFKEGSLKIAEKSGCPIIPVAISNTDNIFENHLPWIRRAKVIIEYGKPVEPGSLSKEERKFLGSHVQNIIRDMLQKNAGQTV; encoded by the coding sequence ATGAGAACCTTATTCGTTTTATTATTCTTACTTATATTTTTTACCGTCAGCCTGCTTTTATTTCTGTATGAAATCATCCTCGGCAAGATCAATCCCAGAAAGAAAGTGGAATCCTCCCAGCGCATCGTATCCTGGGCATTTCGTGTGATTCTTTTTATCAGCGGTACAAAGTATGAGATAAGGGGTCTGGAAAATGTGCCAAAAGACCAGGCTGTATTATATGTATCCAACCACCGCAGTTATTTTGATATTGTACTGGGTTATGCAACGGTGCCAACTCTCACCGGTTATGTTGCCAAAAAAGAAATCGGGAAAGTGCCAATCCTCAAAATCTGGATGAAATATCTTAACTGTCTCTTCTTAGACAGGGATGACCTAAGGGAAGGGCTAAAAATGATCCTAACAGGCGTAGAGCTGGTTAAAAATGGCTATTCCGTATTTATCTCTCCCGAAGGAACCAGAAATCATGGCGATGAAATGCTCCCCTTTAAGGAAGGCAGCTTAAAAATTGCAGAAAAATCAGGCTGTCCCATCATTCCCGTCGCAATATCCAATACGGACAATATTTTTGAAAATCATCTTCCCTGGATAAGAAGAGCAAAAGTTATCATAGAATACGGAAAACCCGTAGAGCCAGGTTCCTTAAGCAAAGAAGAGCGTAAATTCCTGGGTTCCCATGTTCAGAATATTATCCGTGACATGCTTCAGAAAAATGCCGGTCAAACAGTTTAA